A portion of the Edaphobacter lichenicola genome contains these proteins:
- the uvrA gene encoding excinuclease ABC subunit UvrA, whose product MGITHITVRGARQHNLRNVDVSIPRNTLTVVTGLSGSGKSSLAFDTIYAEGQRRYVETLSAYARQFLDQMERPDVDAIDGLSPAISIEQKTTSRSPRSTVGTITEIYDYLRLLYASVGQPHCPNCHRPITRQSAEQIVERIAALSPGERITVYAPIVRGRKGEFREELEALDQQGFRARIDGEMVELTEGMRLEKRKNHTIEAVVDRIILKPLPPDNTTAALANAAPKYDTRRLETSVTKALQMANGLVLIAIHGMDETLYSSSMACPDCGINVPRLEPRSFSFNSNYGACPNCHGLGSIYDFDPAKTITDWSKPLLDGAMGPGSGSAYLLRLIKLAAEKYKIDIKRPFEDLTTEQQNLFLYGPPRSEAGRTGFHGIFDHLRSNLEDTKSEGYREYMMQYMSATLCPVCKGRRLRPESLAVTVNGASIADFTALPLERALTSARNMNFVGRDRIIADRLQREIIERLEFLNAVGLGYLALDRSAATLSGGEGQRIRLATQIGSKLRGVLYVLDEPSIGLHQRDNQRLINALEDLRDLGNTVLVVEHDEDTIRKADYVLDLGPGAGKNGGYLIADGTPQQIMDNPASITGQYLAGKIEIVARATPRELTGNWVTVEDAHSHNLQNVTAHFPLGVMTVITGVSGSGKSTLVNDILYRSLAKELYGSREEPGQHGKVIGIDQLDKVIQIDQSPIGRTPRSNPATYTGVFTAIRDLFAMLPESRERGYKPGRFSFNVQGGRCEACQGEGQRRIEMNFLPDVYVLCEVCNGRRYNQETLSVKFNGYSIADLLDLPIADAVPILKDIPTVNIKLQTLVDVGLGYIHLGQSATTLSGGEAQRMKLARELSKRQTGRTLYLLDEPTTGLHFDDVRKLLEVLHRLTDLGNTVVIIEHNLDIIRNADYILDMGPEGGEGGGRIIAHGTPEQIATVAASHTGSFLARYYTSHNSNFASRNGTSHAGPQPLNIAAAPDKKKEPRGKFIAPEKKTGLAKASTTKPQERSAKSSKPKAAKKSTISKASPSKTTGKKAAAAKTTPRTKKA is encoded by the coding sequence ATGGGCATTACACACATCACCGTCCGCGGCGCTCGACAGCACAATCTTCGCAACGTCGACGTCAGCATTCCGCGCAACACCCTCACCGTGGTCACCGGCCTCTCCGGCTCCGGCAAATCCTCCCTCGCCTTCGACACCATCTACGCCGAAGGCCAGCGCCGCTACGTAGAAACTTTATCGGCCTACGCCAGACAATTCTTAGACCAGATGGAGCGTCCCGACGTCGACGCCATCGACGGCCTCTCCCCCGCCATCTCTATCGAACAAAAAACCACCAGCCGCAGCCCCCGCTCCACCGTCGGCACCATCACCGAGATCTACGATTACCTCCGCCTCCTCTACGCGAGCGTCGGGCAACCTCACTGCCCCAACTGCCACCGCCCTATCACCCGTCAATCCGCCGAGCAGATCGTCGAACGCATCGCCGCCCTCTCCCCTGGCGAGCGCATCACCGTCTACGCCCCCATCGTCCGCGGCCGCAAGGGCGAGTTCCGCGAAGAGCTCGAAGCCCTCGATCAGCAAGGCTTCCGCGCCCGCATCGACGGCGAAATGGTCGAGCTCACCGAAGGCATGCGCCTCGAAAAGCGCAAGAACCACACCATCGAAGCCGTCGTCGACCGAATCATCCTCAAGCCGCTCCCACCCGACAACACCACCGCCGCTCTCGCCAACGCCGCACCAAAGTACGACACCCGCCGCCTAGAAACCAGCGTCACCAAAGCGCTACAAATGGCGAACGGCCTCGTCCTCATCGCCATCCACGGCATGGACGAGACCCTCTACTCCTCCTCCATGGCCTGCCCCGACTGCGGCATCAACGTCCCCCGCCTCGAGCCTCGCAGCTTCTCCTTCAACTCCAACTACGGTGCCTGCCCCAACTGCCACGGCCTCGGCAGCATCTACGACTTCGACCCCGCAAAGACCATCACCGACTGGTCCAAGCCCCTCCTCGACGGCGCTATGGGCCCCGGCAGCGGCTCCGCCTACCTCCTACGCCTCATCAAGCTCGCCGCCGAAAAGTACAAAATTGACATCAAGCGGCCCTTCGAAGACCTCACCACCGAGCAGCAAAACCTCTTCCTCTACGGCCCACCCCGCTCCGAAGCTGGCCGCACCGGCTTCCACGGCATCTTCGACCACCTCCGCTCCAACCTCGAAGACACCAAATCCGAGGGCTACCGCGAGTACATGATGCAGTACATGTCCGCGACCCTCTGCCCCGTCTGCAAAGGCCGACGCCTCCGTCCCGAATCCCTCGCCGTCACCGTCAACGGCGCATCCATCGCCGACTTCACCGCCCTCCCACTCGAGCGCGCCCTCACCTCCGCCCGCAACATGAACTTCGTGGGTCGCGACCGCATCATCGCCGATCGCCTCCAGCGCGAGATCATCGAGCGCCTCGAGTTCCTCAACGCTGTCGGCCTCGGCTACCTCGCGCTCGACCGCAGCGCCGCCACGCTCTCAGGCGGAGAGGGTCAACGCATCCGCCTCGCCACGCAGATCGGCTCCAAGCTACGCGGCGTCCTCTACGTCCTCGATGAACCCTCCATCGGCCTCCACCAGCGCGACAACCAGCGCCTCATCAACGCACTCGAAGACCTCCGCGACCTCGGCAACACCGTCCTCGTCGTCGAGCACGACGAAGACACCATCCGCAAAGCCGACTACGTCCTCGACCTCGGCCCCGGCGCCGGAAAAAACGGCGGCTACCTCATCGCCGACGGCACCCCTCAGCAGATCATGGACAACCCAGCGTCTATCACCGGCCAGTACCTCGCGGGCAAAATAGAAATCGTGGCGCGCGCCACACCACGCGAACTAACCGGTAACTGGGTCACCGTCGAAGACGCCCACTCCCACAATCTGCAAAACGTCACCGCCCACTTCCCCCTCGGCGTCATGACCGTCATCACCGGCGTCAGCGGCAGCGGCAAATCCACCCTCGTCAACGACATCCTCTATCGCTCCCTCGCGAAAGAACTCTATGGTAGCCGCGAAGAGCCCGGCCAGCACGGCAAGGTCATCGGCATCGACCAGCTGGACAAAGTAATCCAAATCGACCAGTCTCCGATTGGCCGCACCCCACGCAGCAATCCTGCTACCTATACCGGGGTGTTTACAGCAATAAGAGATCTCTTCGCCATGCTCCCCGAATCGCGCGAGCGTGGCTACAAACCCGGCCGCTTCTCCTTCAACGTGCAAGGCGGACGCTGCGAAGCCTGCCAGGGCGAAGGCCAGCGCCGCATCGAGATGAACTTCCTCCCCGACGTCTACGTTCTCTGCGAAGTATGTAATGGACGTCGTTACAATCAAGAAACACTCTCGGTAAAGTTCAACGGCTACTCCATCGCCGACCTCCTCGATCTCCCCATCGCCGACGCCGTCCCGATCCTAAAAGACATCCCCACAGTAAACATCAAGCTGCAAACTCTCGTCGACGTGGGCCTTGGCTACATCCACCTAGGCCAATCCGCCACCACCCTCTCTGGCGGCGAAGCCCAGCGCATGAAGCTGGCCCGCGAGCTCTCCAAGCGCCAGACCGGCCGCACCCTGTATCTTCTCGACGAGCCCACCACCGGCCTCCACTTCGACGACGTCAGAAAACTGCTTGAGGTTCTACACCGGCTAACTGACCTCGGCAACACCGTCGTCATAATCGAGCACAACCTCGACATTATCCGCAACGCTGACTACATCCTCGACATGGGGCCCGAAGGTGGCGAAGGCGGCGGCCGCATCATCGCCCACGGCACACCCGAGCAGATCGCCACCGTCGCCGCCTCCCACACCGGCAGCTTCCTCGCCCGCTACTACACCTCGCACAACTCCAACTTCGCCAGCCGCAATGGCACCAGCCACGCCGGACCCCAGCCCCTAAACATCGCCGCTGCTCCAGATAAAAAGAAGGAGCCACGCGGCAAATTCATCGCACCGGAAAAGAAAACGGGTCTCGCGAAGGCCAGCACCACCAAGCCCCAGGAAAGATCTGCAAAAAGCAGCAAGCCAAAAGCAGCAAAGAAGTCCACAATAAGCAAAGCATCGCCCTCGAAGACAACAGGAAAGAAAGCCGCCGCCGCAAAGACCACTCCGCGCACGAAAAAAGCATGA
- a CDS encoding CPBP family intramembrane glutamic endopeptidase, translating into MSDLTPKTLPSDSHPVSHADTVPSASALFSLIPSHNGPTTQARSHSDAPVVRPILPEGEAILQPPMDNTPNDAPEDAPSRIPNLGHALLFLAIAGFILILTQLVPFGLSHATAAAAKSSISPKLLIASEAVSYILTLVISWFVFPLLWKRSFPDGIGANPDAARRNALRLIPIGLVLSFAVQAISTLISMPKEIPMDDFFRTPSDVWLVTIFGICLAPLFEEILFRGFLLPAFAIAYDWLSLPRTPAARELWHSTNKITLPALIFSSVLTSILFAALHGQQTAFTWPVLLLLFCVSLILSAVRIRLRSVLASTLIHASYNFTIFLTAFIATGGYRHLDKLSH; encoded by the coding sequence ATGAGCGACCTCACCCCAAAGACACTCCCATCCGATAGCCATCCCGTAAGCCATGCAGACACCGTGCCAAGCGCGTCCGCTCTCTTCTCCCTCATCCCCAGCCACAACGGCCCCACCACGCAGGCCCGCAGTCATTCAGACGCGCCAGTCGTCCGTCCCATCCTCCCCGAAGGCGAAGCCATCCTTCAGCCTCCGATGGACAACACCCCCAATGACGCCCCCGAAGATGCGCCCTCCCGCATCCCCAACCTTGGCCACGCTCTTCTCTTTCTCGCCATCGCGGGCTTCATCCTCATCCTCACCCAGCTTGTCCCTTTCGGCCTCTCCCATGCCACGGCTGCTGCGGCAAAGTCCTCCATCTCTCCCAAACTCCTCATCGCCTCCGAAGCTGTCAGCTACATCCTCACCCTCGTCATCTCCTGGTTTGTATTTCCCTTGCTGTGGAAGCGTTCCTTCCCCGATGGAATCGGAGCGAATCCCGACGCCGCACGCCGCAACGCCCTTCGCCTCATCCCCATCGGCCTCGTCCTCTCGTTCGCAGTTCAGGCAATCTCTACCCTGATCTCCATGCCAAAAGAGATTCCCATGGACGACTTCTTCCGCACCCCGTCCGACGTCTGGCTCGTCACTATCTTTGGCATCTGCCTCGCGCCCCTCTTCGAAGAGATCCTCTTCCGCGGCTTCCTTCTACCCGCCTTCGCAATAGCCTATGACTGGCTCTCGCTCCCCCGTACCCCCGCCGCCCGTGAACTTTGGCACTCCACCAACAAGATCACCCTCCCGGCCCTGATCTTCTCCTCCGTCCTGACCAGCATCCTCTTCGCCGCCCTTCACGGCCAACAGACAGCCTTCACCTGGCCCGTGTTGCTGCTGCTCTTCTGCGTCTCGCTGATCCTGAGCGCGGTCCGCATCCGCCTCCGCTCCGTCCTCGCCTCCACCCTCATCCACGCCAGCTACAACTTCACCATCTTCCTCACCGCCTTCATCGCCACCGGCGGCTACCGCCACCTCGACAAGCTCTCCCACTAA